A window of Oscillatoria sp. FACHB-1407 genomic DNA:
TCAGAAGCAGCCCAACAGGTCTATATCGATCGCTACAATGCGGCTCTCATTGAAACCAATGACGAACAGCAAGCCGAGCACATTGCCTGGGATGCCGTGCATCAGCAGTTTGACGAAGACGAGCATGGAGTCTGGTCAAGACAAAAAGCGGGCGTTTAGCCACTAACCACTCACCGACGATTGCTGCGTCACCTCCAGAATAGTGGACACAAGTTCTGAGACTTCGACGGGTTTTGCTAAGTGCCGTTGAAATCCACTGGAGAGGGCTTGTTGCCGATCAAAAAAGCTAGCGTATGCGGTTAGAGCGATCGCCGGAATTTGTCCCACGTCTGACGACCAGGCTCTCACCTGTCGCAACAAAGTATATCCATCCTGTCGTGGCATAGCGATATCGCTCACCAACACATCGGGTTTAGCCCGAGACAAAACTGCCAATGCCTCGCTAGCTGAAGCGGCTGTGGTTACAGTGGCACCCTGTTGTTGCAGCACAAACGCTATAAACTCCCTGGAGTCTTGCTCATCATCGACAACCAGAATATGAAATCGTTGCAGGTCGGCTAACGGTTGAGCAACAGGGATCGCTGAATCCGATGAAGAATTTGGGGTGAGGTGTCGCTGAAACCGGATGGGATCTTGTACTGGTGGCAGGGGCAACCTGACGACGAAAGTAGACCCCAACCCCTCTCCCGGACTCTCTGCCCACACAGTCCCACCGTGTAGTTCCACTAAATTGCGAACAATCCCTAAGCCTAGCCCCAACCCACCAAATGCCCGTGTCGTCTTGGCGTCAGCTTGTTGAAAGTAGTCAAACACATAGGGCAAGAAATCAGCATTGATGCCCTTGCCTGTGTCGGTGACCGTGATTTGGGCATAGGTGGGCGTGTGGAGGGTAGGGTGTGGGGGGTGTGGCTCAACTACACTTGTCAGTCGAGGTGTGGAATGGGGGATGTAGTTGAGAGTTTCCCTGTTCATAGTTTCCTGTTCCCGATGTCGCACCTGGTCTAGCCTGACCTCAACTCGCCCCCCAGCAGGTGTAAACTTGACCGCATTTGAGACTAAGTTCCAGACAATTTGTTGTAACCGATTGGCATCTCCGAGAATAGGTTGAAGGGTTGAGTCGAGTTTAGTGTGAAGCTGAAGTCCCTTTGCTTCTGCCGACAGACGCACCGTTTCAAGAGCAGCAGCGACTGCGGATGTTAAATCAACGGATGTGATGTTAAGAGAGAGTTTGCCACGCAGAATCCGAGAGACATCTAGCAAATCTTCAATAAGTTGAGTTTGCAACTGAGCGTTTCGTTCAATTGTTTCCAAAGCACGATCAGTCGTCGCACCATCAAATTGACGTTGACGCAGCAACTTTGCCCATCCCAAAATTGGATTAAGTGGCGTTCGTAACTCATGCGAGAGCACTGCCAAAAACTCATCTTTTGTGCGGTTCGCTGCTTCGGCTTGCGCTCGTGCCTGCCGTTCTGCCTCCAGTCGCCGCTCCCGTTCCAATTCCACTTGCTTGCGCTCAGTCAGGTCAATGACAAAACTCACACCGCGATCGTCGCAGTTCTCCAGCATCACCCCACCCAGAAACACAGAAACGCGACGATTATCCTTGCAAATGTACTCCTTCTCAACGGGTGCGGCGGCTCCAGTTTGCCTCATCTGGGCGATCGCCTGATCACTCAAATGCAGTTGCTCCGGAGGGGTCATATCTCGCCAATTCAATCGCCCCATCTGCAAATCTTCTCGTGAATAGCCCACCATTTGCAGAAACGCATCATTGGCATCGGTGATAGTGCCCTGCACATCCCAAAAAATACAGCCTACTAAATTTGCCTCCACTAATCGCCTAAACCGAGACTCGCTCTCTCGCAGGGCTTGCTCAATTCGCTTAAGCTCAGTCACATCCATGGCTGTGACACCTATCCCACTGACATAGCCATTGGGCAAACAGATGGGGTAAAAGCTAACTAAACAATGGCGCAGAAATCCTGCCACATTGACCCCACTCAGTTCTTGATTAAAAATGGGTTGTTTTGATTGCATCACCTGTTGCAGAGTGGGAGCTAAAACAGGTGCAAAGTCTGGTAACACATCCCATATTGTGCGATTAAGGTGCTCCGTTAGTGGAACTCCATTAATTTCTGCGAGAGCATCATTAAGGTGAATGTAGCGTAACTCGCGATCGAGAAACGCTAAACCAATCGGTGAACCGAGCAAAAGTGCGTTGAGTAAAACTTGATTTGTTTGTAGTGCAATTTCAGTTCTCTTGCGCTCAGAAATATCGACTGCGGCACCCGTAATTCCAATGACGTGCTGGTGTTCGTTGTATAACGGCTCAACTGTTAAATCGAAATAAGAGGTTTGTCCCTGTAAAGGAATTTTGACCTCCGTTCTGACTCCGATTCCAGTTTCCAATACACGTTGCTTAGTCTGCATAACCTGTGCTGCAACATCCGGTGGCAACAGGTCGCTATCCTGTTTACCAACAATCTCTTCAGGCAAACGACCGAATTTTGGGTTGTTATAGAGCCAGCTATAGCGTAGCTCGTGATCCTGATTAAAGATTGTGATGGGCAGGCTTTTGATAGCGACTCTCAACCGTTCTTCACTGTGGCGTAACGCCTCTTCGGTTTGTTTACGTTGAGTGATGTCCAACGTGATGCCTGCCATTTGAATCGGCTCTTGTGCGTCGTTGTAATAGGCTCGACCGATCGCCGCAATCCATCGGACATGATCAGGCTGAACAACACGGTATTCAACATTACACGTTGACTGATCGGCGATCGCCTGCTTAATCGCTTGATCAACTCGGTTGCAATCGTCAGGGTGTAATGCATTGAGAAAAGTAGCGTAATTCAGTTCAGTAGCAGGATCGAGTCCCAACATAGCCTTGCAGCGATCGGAGCAGATAACC
This region includes:
- a CDS encoding PAS domain-containing hybrid sensor histidine kinase/response regulator, translated to MPDHEKTKDELIEELAMLRRRVDELERRNLSHLPAQTQLQTSHLSQTDHLLTHPPLEECVSSIATLIEDLQQTEFALKESENRLVLAIEGANLGMWDYHFASGRVICSDRCKAMLGLDPATELNYATFLNALHPDDCNRVDQAIKQAIADQSTCNVEYRVVQPDHVRWIAAIGRAYYNDAQEPIQMAGITLDITQRKQTEEALRHSEERLRVAIKSLPITIFNQDHELRYSWLYNNPKFGRLPEEIVGKQDSDLLPPDVAAQVMQTKQRVLETGIGVRTEVKIPLQGQTSYFDLTVEPLYNEHQHVIGITGAAVDISERKRTEIALQTNQVLLNALLLGSPIGLAFLDRELRYIHLNDALAEINGVPLTEHLNRTIWDVLPDFAPVLAPTLQQVMQSKQPIFNQELSGVNVAGFLRHCLVSFYPICLPNGYVSGIGVTAMDVTELKRIEQALRESESRFRRLVEANLVGCIFWDVQGTITDANDAFLQMVGYSREDLQMGRLNWRDMTPPEQLHLSDQAIAQMRQTGAAAPVEKEYICKDNRRVSVFLGGVMLENCDDRGVSFVIDLTERKQVELERERRLEAERQARAQAEAANRTKDEFLAVLSHELRTPLNPILGWAKLLRQRQFDGATTDRALETIERNAQLQTQLIEDLLDVSRILRGKLSLNITSVDLTSAVAAALETVRLSAEAKGLQLHTKLDSTLQPILGDANRLQQIVWNLVSNAVKFTPAGGRVEVRLDQVRHREQETMNRETLNYIPHSTPRLTSVVEPHPPHPTLHTPTYAQITVTDTGKGINADFLPYVFDYFQQADAKTTRAFGGLGLGLGIVRNLVELHGGTVWAESPGEGLGSTFVVRLPLPPVQDPIRFQRHLTPNSSSDSAIPVAQPLADLQRFHILVVDDEQDSREFIAFVLQQQGATVTTAASASEALAVLSRAKPDVLVSDIAMPRQDGYTLLRQVRAWSSDVGQIPAIALTAYASFFDRQQALSSGFQRHLAKPVEVSELVSTILEVTQQSSVSG